In Geoalkalibacter sp., the following are encoded in one genomic region:
- a CDS encoding (Fe-S)-binding protein: MAKHKKLEDYREQIEQCVKCGACQAHCPVFGEHKRESIVARGKVALAHALLNDEVKLDERLVEDMSKCLMCASCFDKCPNLVPTDEIVAAARREIADQQGLSTFGKALTTVIKNPRLMNTLAKSGKAFSALLFKKVPEQSGLRLRFPLPFVSRERSIPEIAAKPFRERHPEVIPGEAGKPTVAFFTGCMINYMYPEIGDALLKILKFMGVTVLIPGDQGCCGLPAISAGDSATVEELSKRNLAALTRRTPDVILTACATCNEGIGRHFKHLEGEYAAMAEKVMDMNVFLVRHGLDKLLAELPRKAVFQRVTYHDPCHLRTQGITKEPRALLRALPGVRFVDMEGADRCCGLGGTFSVYHYDTSKLIGARKVPGIEQSGADLVATACPGCMMQLQDTINHAGLKPRVIHLLELIAHDLPA; the protein is encoded by the coding sequence ATGGCCAAACACAAAAAACTCGAAGACTACCGCGAACAGATCGAGCAATGCGTCAAGTGCGGCGCCTGCCAGGCCCATTGCCCGGTGTTCGGCGAGCACAAGCGCGAATCCATCGTCGCGCGCGGCAAGGTGGCTCTGGCCCATGCCCTGCTCAACGACGAGGTCAAGCTCGACGAGCGCCTGGTCGAGGACATGAGCAAGTGCCTGATGTGCGCCAGCTGCTTCGACAAGTGCCCGAATCTGGTGCCCACCGATGAGATCGTCGCCGCCGCGCGCCGCGAGATCGCCGACCAGCAAGGTCTGAGCACCTTCGGCAAGGCGCTGACCACGGTGATCAAAAACCCCAGGCTGATGAACACCCTGGCGAAAAGCGGCAAGGCGTTTTCCGCCCTGCTGTTCAAGAAGGTGCCCGAGCAAAGCGGGCTGCGGCTGCGTTTTCCGCTGCCCTTCGTGAGCCGCGAGCGCAGCATCCCCGAGATCGCCGCCAAGCCCTTTCGCGAGCGCCATCCCGAGGTCATTCCCGGCGAGGCGGGCAAGCCGACGGTGGCCTTTTTCACGGGCTGCATGATCAACTACATGTACCCCGAGATCGGCGATGCCCTGCTCAAGATCCTTAAATTCATGGGCGTCACCGTGCTCATCCCCGGCGATCAGGGCTGCTGCGGTCTGCCGGCCATCTCCGCGGGGGACTCGGCCACCGTCGAGGAGCTCTCCAAACGCAATCTCGCGGCGCTTACGCGGCGCACCCCCGATGTCATCCTCACCGCCTGCGCCACCTGCAATGAGGGAATCGGCCGCCATTTCAAACACCTGGAAGGCGAGTATGCGGCCATGGCGGAAAAAGTCATGGACATGAACGTGTTTCTGGTGCGCCACGGCCTCGACAAGCTGCTCGCCGAGCTGCCGCGCAAGGCGGTGTTCCAGCGCGTCACCTACCACGATCCCTGCCATCTGCGCACGCAAGGCATCACCAAGGAGCCGCGCGCCCTGCTCAGGGCCCTGCCCGGCGTGCGCTTCGTGGACATGGAAGGGGCGGATCGCTGCTGCGGGCTGGGCGGGACCTTTTCGGTCTATCACTACGACACCAGCAAGCTCATCGGCGCGCGCAAGGTGCCGGGCATCGAGCAGAGCGGCGCCGATCTGGTCGCCACCGCCTGCCCGGGCTGCATGATGCAGTTGCAGGACACCATCAATCACGCCGGGCTCAAGCCGCGCGTGATTCATCTGCTCGAACTCATCGCCCACGATCTG